The following is a genomic window from Fusarium oxysporum Fo47 chromosome IV, complete sequence.
acaacaagatcaaagacCCGTCATTTCTGATtataggtaattaatctGGGAGCACATATCTTGATAGAAGATAAATTCTAGCAAGTGCATTTCTTTCCCCTTCTCTCACTTTGTCATTTGCCCCCTTTGTTTCTCGTTCATTCTGGCTAAAATAGCATCGATATATCGACACTCGAGAGCCAATGTTCTTCTTATCAAGACGTGATCATCTCTCTTTTTCAGTTACGACTTCGACACTTCCAAAACTTATTCCataaggtaccttacctagCGGTTCAGTGTGCCAGGCACCTACCTTACATGTTTTTCTCAACTGATCTTCAGGGGAGGGAGGTGCAGTTTCCACACTCACCAACGATGGATGACGCAAAGCAGGTAGGAGGTATCTTCGAATGACAAGATGGAAGACCCCGTGTCTTCCAAGATCTGTAAGATTATTTCTGCCGTTTGAAAGGAGGAAAAAGCCCCGAGAAACAAGCCAACTTGAATTCTGTCCATCATGGCAGAAGCACAGCAGGCGGTGTCGAGCCTACAAACTCTGGCTTCAGAAACTTCACACGAAATCCAACTGCGGTACGAAATTTCCGCTTCGACCTTCAAAATCCTTCGCGAGATTAAAAGCAAGCCAGATGCCCGTGACATCTTGAGGAATGCATGCTCTGCCACCGAGTTCAAGTCGTTCCCAATGAAAAAAGAGGAGACGGCCTTCTTCCGAGCAATCAACGACAACACCGGCATCCCCTATCAAGTTAAGGAATTCATCTCCCAGCCGTGGCACAAAGTATATCTCTTGGTTCAGATTGATCTGCTCAAGACTGGTTGGCCCAACAAGCTATCGGGGCCTTCACGGAAAGAGCTCACGAAAGAACTCGCCCGCATGTACAAACTCCTCGACCGTGTGCTGAGGTGCCTAGTCGACATACTTGGAGAACGAGGCGATGGGAAGGGGGTCTACGTTGCTCTTGAAGTGCTGAGGTGTGTCAAGGCTGGAGTTTGGGAGGGAAGCGACAGTCAACTCCTCCAAATTGAGGGCATCGGCCAAGCGAAAAAGGACAAGCTCGTCAaggccaacatcaagaacatAAAGCAATTATCTGCAGTTGAGTTCTACAACATTGAACGCATTCTTAGTCGAAACCCACCTTTCGGCCAGACTATCCTTCATAAAGTTGCCGGATTTCCTCGTCTCACACTCGACTTTGAGATTATCGGCCCTTACACCCCCGACTCGACTGCCAACTCGAAGTCGTCTGCTCCGCACGAAGACAACCGGTCTGCAACAGACACGGAGAAGCCCAGTAAACCTCTCTGGATTGCTCGAGCTGTCCTCGGATTCAACAATGAGAAGCTACCTCACTGGAAGGGCCGCACACCCTGGCTCACATTACTTGTCCAAGGGATTGACGGACGACTTGTTTGGTTCTGGCGAGGAAGTGCTAACAGGCTGGTTGACAAGAAAGAAATCATAATCGGGTTGGGCGCAAAGCAAAACGAAAAACTGCAGGTTTCATTTGCATGCGAGGAGATTGTTGGGACTTTGATCGAGAAGGATATTCGAGTGTCAGTGTGAGGTATCTGATGAGGGGAGGGTTATGTTCGTCACGTGTGCGATGTTGCTAAAGATAGCATATTAACAGCTCCCTCTAACATTTCCGATTGATATTTATCAATACTAATGGTTCACATCTGAAGCCATGTTCTCTATGGCACTCTCTCGTCAAGGCAACTCCTCCATCATTGCAAGGCCATCGTATCACCACTCCTTCGGTAGCATTAGCGCGACGAGGCATAATCCTTATTCATAGTGCAAGGATCCGAAATTCGaggatcatcaacaccacttCCCAATAAGACACTGTTCAATAAGAGGAGCCGTGAATTGGTTAGCATATTCTTGGTGCCACCAGCGCCACCTCCACCACTCAATGCTCAAAACATCTGGACCCTGTGGAACATTTTAGCTGCAGAATTAAAGACCCTGTACCCTGGAACAAGCTCCAAGCTTTGCGGCAATTTTCGCATAAGTCGCCTGCCACTTATTGAGGCCTTCACCAAGTGATATCCAACAGAGAGGGAATGGATCAGCCTTAGACGTTGAGTTCGTCCCTTTCTGCCTAGGGTGAACTCTGTCGGTGATCTAAATTCGGGACAGCAGCAGATTCGAGGAATGTCACTGGTGATATAGGATGGGACGGGATATTAATTGCTCTAGTGCAAGCGGCCGACAAGAGATGAGTCTTATAGGGCAGAGCATTAGTGCGTCAACGGCGCAATATCGTTGGACGGTAAATTTGGAACCCCCGGCCTTGCAGGGCAAACAAGAGAGAAGCCTAATCTTAACTTTGTTCAGCGGCTGTTTCACCGTCAGCCTTTTTCCATATGTTTGGTCGACTCAACCTACAACTCATCAACTGCATGCAACCAGCCTTGCAGTAACAGCGTTACACTGCATCCCAACTATGCAAGTTGTGTAATGGGCCAAATGCGAGGTACGAGACTAGACCTGGGTCCATGGCCTTGTGACCGATCTTCGTGAAAAAGATCATCTGCCAACTTCCCTCCTCGTCTGCTCATCTCTTAGACCAGGGCAGGCTATCTAGGATCGATGCAGGGATCCCAAGCAGCTGAACCCCAGTCCCCACCGACTTGTAGAGAGCAAAACTGCTAAATTATTTGGTTTATGGACGGTGCGTGATGATCGGGCAGAATTTTGAGGATAGTCTTATTCGGAACGTGGTTGGGCCGGTCTGACACTCGCACTCATGCCCTATTTTGGTATATCACGTTAACTGTATATGGGAACTCGTCTCAATGGAGATCTTCAACTCAGAGGCATCGAAGCTTGGTATTAGTCACTGACGGTAGACAGGTTACAGAGAAGTCAGAGCTGCCTATAGTTCGGCAAGGTATTGTGGCGACCTGCTGCAATTTGTATTGGTGGATGGTCGTGCCTCTAGCATAGACGGATGTGGTACCCGCACGAAGCCATCGTCAAGATGGAGCTTCCACCTTTGACCCTGGAGATATTTGGTGGCGTACATTTGATGCATTAGCATATTAACATACCCAGCTAGTTGATTCTAACTTGTCTGTGACTCGACGGTTGGCTTTCAGCCGTTCCAGTAGGTAGCAGCCTGTTAATACCAGTGCTCTTATAAGAAGAGAAAACGTCCTGTTCAGCTTGACCTGTCTGCTTCGCCCGCCAGAGTTCTCTCAACCCAATTGTTTTCGGTGGACTTAAACCTCTTATACAGTCTTTCAAACATGCTGCGATCAACTCTTCTCCTCGCCCTCGCGGGCTTGACCTTCGCGGCTGATAGCGTCCACTTCAGCAACTCCAAATCAGCACAGCCAAAGGGTCTTCCCCTTCTCTCTGGCTTCACTCCTCGTCCTCAGACCCTCAGCATGGCTGGTTCTTGCCCCGCTGGCAAGACATCATGCGATAACGGCTGCATGGATACAGGCGCTCAGTGCTGTAACAAGGGAACAGGAGCCTACTGTGATGATGGCTATCATTGTCAAGCTGAAGGCTGCTGTGAGGATGGAAAGTTATGCTCTGGTCCCCCAACTGGTTGCACACCGGGCAAGGAGCTCTGCGGAGCGTATTGTGTCACCAAGGGCGAGTGTGTCAACGGCGGAAGTGGTGGCTCTTCTGGTGGTTCCTCCGGTGGTTCTTCTGGGGGCTCATGCTTGAGCTTTCAGGAGACCTGTGGTGATGGTTGCATGCCCAAGGGCATGGTTTGCTGTGATACTGGCTACTGTCTCCGTGGCCAGACCTGCGGCTCCGATGGAACTTGCAACTATGGCTCCGGCTCTGGTGGCAGTTCAGGAGGCTCGTCCGGCGGCTCCTCTGGTGGTAGCTGCGCGACTTACCAAGAGAAGTGTGGTGATGGCTGCATGCCCAAGGGCATGGTCTGTTGTGATACCGGATATTGTCTCTCTGGACAAATCTGCAGCAGCGACGGTACTTGCAGCTATCGCTCAGGCGGAGGTAGCAGTGGTGGTGGCTCAAGTGGCGGCTCAGACGACGACGGTGACAAGTCCAGCTTCACTCGAGAGTCCCCAACACTTACCTTCGACTCTCCCTCATTCACGGCCCCTTCGATCGAGCCTGTCCCCACGATCGACGACAACAAGTTCTCtacattctcttcttctgcggAACCTACCGGCCTCAGGTCTGGTGGCGACGATAATGGAGACAGCGgcagtagcagcagcagcagcaacaatgGAGGAAGCAACAGTGGCTCTGTCTTGGTGCCTAGCTTCCTCATGGGCCTCGTTGCCATGGTTCCTCTTTTCCTTTAAGTTGTAACTCAAGTAACTCGATGAAATCGTCAAGATTTTACAGTTACCTTAGCGACATGGACAAGCTGAACAAGCATTATGGCCTTGAGTCTTTGAAGCAATGCATGAGCTGGAAATAATGAATGATGTTGGCATGGGCTTGGAAATTTCCTTGGTACATACCTTAGTTTCGAATCAATATACCCCTGAATCAATCAATGAGCCATGCTCCGGCCTTGTAATACTCACGTTAATTACTTCACTACTCCTCAAACAACAGACGCAACCCGGAACTCCCAGAGACAACAAAAAGTGCCAGTTTTTCGGCAGGACATACATAGTAAAAGTCAAAATAGTTCGATTCTTTGTCTCCCTACTTCAACAGCAGGCTACTTATATGCTTGAAGAAGTGGGTAGACTGGTGAGCCGTGATTTTCCCTCCTTTTGCCATGCGCTTAAATTGTGAATAAAGAAAATTTGATGTTACATGATGACGTTTCTCTCCGTTATCCCCCAGCTCTGTGAGCAAGGCCGTCTCGGATCCTCCAGAGATCCCTATAATACATCCGCTGAACGCCGATAGTCATGGTAGTGTGGAATGTTCATGTGGTGGTTGAGTGATGAGCTGATATAAGGGTGATTTCATCTTGTCCCGTCCGTAATATGCCATAAGCTGctagttattattttatCCCTATCGCTTGGCAGCCTGGTTGAAGCTCTCGATCACTGTCTCCTTGACACCGGGCTTCTCCTGGCTATCAAGCTCTGAGGGTGTATCAGTCTCGGTCTCCGAGccttccttcttgggctcGACAAGAGACTTGGCCATAGTTTGTGCCTGGGCCTGGCCAACCTTGCCGAAAACACTCAGACCAGTAGCGATCATGCCGCTGATATCTCCAACATTGCCGGGAACAACGACAGCTGTGCTTTCGCGAGCCAACTTGCCGAAGGCATCAACGTACTTCTCAGCAACCCTCAAGCTGACGGCAGCCTGGGCACCAGCATCACCCTTCAGGATACTCTCAGAGACAGCATCGATGCCTTGAGCAGTGGCAGTAGCCTTAAGACGGATGGCTTCGGCTTCACCATCGGCTTCGTTGATTCGCTCGGCGCGCAAAGCCTCGGAAGCAAGAATGACACTCTGCTTCTTACCCTCAGCGATGTTGATGGCACTTTGTCGCTGACCTTCGGACTCAAGAATCTCAGCACGCTTGGAACGCTCGGCAGTGACCTGCCGGTGCATGGCCTCGACGACGGCGCCAGGAGCATGGATATCTCGAATCTCGTAACGTAAGCAGGTCACTCCCCAGGCTTCGGCGGCATCGTTGATAGCAGCGGTGATGTTAGTGTTGAGGGCAGCACGCTCCTTGAGGACGTGGTCGAGAGTCAATTGACCGATCTCGGATCGCATGGTCGTTTGGGCAAGCTGAGAGATGGCATATTCGgcatcttcaactccatAGCTATTGAAATACAAGTTTTCAGTCAGTCACATGTCCATCCTGAACTCAATTGCCCTTCAGAGTTGGAAAACTTACCTTGCTTTATACGCATCAAAGACGCGGGTGAACAAAACACCGTCAAGCTCTAGAGTAACGTTGTCCGCAGTGATGGCGCTTTGGCTGGGTATCTCAATGGCAACTTCCTTGAGGCTTTTGACGTATGCGATTCGATCGATAAAAGGCACGAGGATAGCCAGACCGGGGTCAAGAATACGGTTGAACTTTCCCATGCGCTCAACGATCCAAGCCGTCTGCTGAGGCACAAACCGGACCACCGTATTGGCCGGCAGCCGGGGCTTCGAGAAGTATGAAGGCAAGACGGGAGATCCGAAGCCGGAGGGGAGTAGAGCATGGTTGGTGGTGCTGAACGACCGGTGCGCGGCGATAGATCGAGCTGTGATGGTGGCGGCAGCTGTAATGAGACGCGATTGCGGCGCCCTGAGGGCTGTCCGCGTAAGGGACATGGCCATGGTATAGAGAGTTCGAGTCTGTTGAAAGTCACGATTCCAGAATGACGTCCTCTCCTCCGGGCCAGTGGGAAAAACACTCTCTCTGTGGTCGGGTGAGCTCAGAGCTTCCTTTGGATATTCCGACGTTTGCCCGCTAGACCAGGCAAGCTTGATGTGACGCGGGTGGCTAGTGTCAAGCTATTTGCCTCGGCTTTCTGTGGCTGTGCCTCAAATATTGAAAGAGGTATTGGCGGGGAACTCTTGCTTGCTCTTATCGAGACAATTCACCGCCTTCCTTTCTGTTTGTTTGCCCCGCGACTGTGACTGGATCCAGCCAAACCAAACCAGAGTCACCCAATATCAACCGCCACTACACCAACGTCATCTATCGCGAACCTCGTTTCTTACTCATCCACGATTTTTGAGAACCGATACCAAAAATCCCACAGTATTCGACCGACAATAATCGCTACCCAACCAAGTTCTCTTTGAGTAATCGAACACAATGTCTGCCAAGGTTCCTCGCAACTTTCGCCTACTGgaggagctcgagaagggAGAGAAGGGTCTCGGCGCTGAGGCATGCAGTTACGGTCTGGAGGATCCTGAGGATCTTCTCATGAGCAAATGGAACGGCACAATTCTTGGACCTCCTCATGTACGTGCCCCGCTCTAGCATATGGAAGCAATCGAAATTACTATAGATTCGCGAAGATCATCGCTAACCTATCCTGGTTCAGTCCGTCCACGAGAACCGTATCTACAGTGTCAAGATGCACTGCGGTCCCGAGTACCCTGACAAGCCTCCTTCGATCCAGTTCATCAGCCAGGTCAACTTGCCCTGTGTCAACCCCAACAACGGCATCGTCGACCCCAACCAACTGCCCTGTCTCGCCCAGTGGAAGCGTGAGAACACTATGGAGACTGTGCTCATAGAGTTGCGACGGTATGCCAGCGTCATATTAAATCAAGAAAAGCGACATTATATTAACATCCTGCAGATACATGGCCTCGTCccagaacaagaagatcgcCCAGCCTCCTGAGGGCTCTACCTACTTCTAAGTCACGAACACCTCTACACGCCGTTATGTCAAGATAAAAACCATACGATAAATCAATGAATCGAACTTGAAGATCAACAAAGTCTTTTAAGATGGAGTAAGAAAGAAGCCAACAGGCCATACTCCGCTGTTGTTCGAGAATATATGCGATTATAACGATCGCGAACTACAATATGATATACAAAGCTGCAGAATGCCTCTCCCTTCCCTTCCGTCTTCATCACATTACAGTCCCAGTATCCTCCAATTCCTATTGGCTTTTCGTCACGTTCGTCAGAGAACAAAATTGCTACTCGCTCTTGCGCCTGTCCTCAAGACCAATCCCAGACCCGATGACTCAAAGCAAAGTCGATTTTCGTAGAGATGGTATAAGGCTAGACATTTCGAGATATCCTGAAGAGAGTTGGGCATAGTCGTTTAAGGAAATTTCTCCGTTCCACTTTCATGACAAAGGGGCCTTAGATATCCCCAGTACGCCGCTTTAGCTGAAGTACTCCAGGAAAGATAAAAGAGTAAATCGCAGGTAATCATCGCCGACAAAGGAAAATGTTTGATGTGCGTGATCATCAAAGTGACCGAGGTATCCAAGAAATAAAATACTCCAAACCCCAGAATGCTGTTTTAAAATATGTATAAATGAAAAGTGAACGTTGGTGGAACGTATCGTAAATCGCAGTCGATATGTGTGATATGGCATGATGTCTAGTCCTCAAACCCCCATTTCGCAGGGGGTCCAACAGCACTCAGGCgagccatcttcttgttgactCGAGGGGCCACAGTAGAAAGAGCATCAGGGGAGATGGGGCTGTCGGGTCGGGGAACACCAACCTCGAGATTCTCGCTATGAGGCTGAGGGCTTCGTTGACGCGATCGGCTCGTTCGACGCTTGACAACTGACTGACGCTCCTTTCGCTCGCTGTGGCGACGCTGCTGGGTGTACATGACAACCTCAGGGACAACCTCAGGGACAACCTCTGAACCCTCAGATTCGTCTTCGAATTCGTAGTCGTAAAAGTCGCTCAGATCAGGACTGGGCTCAGCATCCTCGATGGAGTGCTCTGCTGCAAGACCCTTGTCGATATAGAGAAGAATACGCTCGCGCTGATGGTGATCATTGTTATGAGGTTTAGGCTCATGAACCTTTTTATTAGAGTGATGAGTAGAAGTGGTGGCTTCAGATTTGCCAGACCAATTTTGGTGGCTCAAGTCGATAACCGTGGTGCCATCAGCAGCAACTGTGGTCTTATCTTTGAAGGTAGGAGGAGCAGGGAAATCCAAGTCGAGATCGAAGGTCTCTTCGGTGATGGTGGCCTCGGAGGGCTTCGACTGGTGGCCCTTATGATTGGCCTTCTCGTTTCGGCTgttctcttccatctcagaAAGGATAGAACCGCGCATGATCTGTCGCTTGTGGCGGAGGGCGGCCAGAAGCATCTCCTCCTGGCGAGTAACAGCCATGAAGCGGTTATGGCTTCCCTTGCCATCGACAGAAGAGTGGGCAGAGCGAATGTAGAAGTCGACGGAGCTTGGACTCAGGGGGGGCGTGGGCGCATCAGCGTTGGTAGAGATAGATTCATGGGGAACGTATCTCATCGCAGGAAGGAAGTCAAGCTCTGGTTCAGGATCGTTCTCAGAATCCACTTCCTTATCTTGCTCGGAATCAGTAGAATCTGAACGTCTCTGGTCGGGATACAAGGCGACaaccttggcttcttgagaGTTGAAGCTTGGCTTGCTTTGCCATGTATTCGATGTGTTTGCTGATGAGCTGGATAAGCTTTGTGATGGTGATTGTCCGGCGGTGCCCTCCTGAATCGTGTTTGTCGAGCTCCCGGAAAGGGAGCTGGTCCGCGGAGTCACGACAGGATTTCGATGGTGGCCGTTGGGGATGGTCAGATAATTGTTGGAGTTCGATGTTCGCTTGCTCGATCTGCTGAGTCGCTTTGAGCTGTTATCGGCACTTGAGCTAGTTCGTGCGGTGCTTGGGCGGAAGTCGATAGAAGATCCAGCTTCCGATGTCGCATACTCTGGAATCGATGCAGGGCCCTTTGAAGATGACTCAATGTAAACATCATCTTCGGAGTCAGAAGAGAGTGATAGAACACTCTTTTCCTGAAGATCAGACTCTTGGAAACTCCTACTGGTGCGCTTCGAAGCCTTAGACGTCCTCGTGTGTCTACTAGAAACACTAGCAGCGCAGTCTGTAGGTGAAGATTGACCAGGTTTGCTGGCCAGGATAGCTTGGGGTGTTTGAGGTAAATTGCGTTTAGCGTATTGTGAAATGATTTGCTCGTCATGAGCCGGTGGTATGGGTCGATGCTCATGCTTGCTTTGATGAGAAACAGTGGGTTTGAGTTGAAGCAAATCTTTGGATTTAGACTTCTTCACGGTCTTTTCTACCGGATCCGGCGCATCCAACTCATCGTCAGCGATTGAGCGGAAAGACATTTGCTCGTAAT
Proteins encoded in this region:
- a CDS encoding ubiquitin-conjugating enzyme/RWD-like protein, with the translated sequence MSAKVPRNFRLLEELEKGEKGLGAEACSYGLEDPEDLLMSKWNGTILGPPHSVHENRIYSVKMHCGPEYPDKPPSIQFISQVNLPCVNPNNGIVDPNQLPCLAQWKRENTMETVLIELRRYMASSQNKKIAQPPEGSTYF
- a CDS encoding Sec63 Brl domain-containing protein; this encodes MAEAQQAVSSLQTLASETSHEIQLRYEISASTFKILREIKSKPDARDILRNACSATEFKSFPMKKEETAFFRAINDNTGIPYQVKEFISQPWHKVYLLVQIDLLKTGWPNKLSGPSRKELTKELARMYKLLDRVLRCLVDILGERGDGKGVYVALEVLRCVKAGVWEGSDSQLLQIEGIGQAKKDKLVKANIKNIKQLSAVEFYNIERILSRNPPFGQTILHKVAGFPRLTLDFEIIGPYTPDSTANSKSSAPHEDNRSATDTEKPSKPLWIARAVLGFNNEKLPHWKGRTPWLTLLVQGIDGRLVWFWRGSANRLVDKKEIIIGLGAKQNEKLQVSFACEEIVGTLIEKDIRVSV